The Xanthomonas rydalmerensis genomic interval TCGCGCGATCCAGCAGCCGGACCTGCGTGCTTGCCGCAGCGCTATTGCGCGGTCCAGCCGCCGTCGATGGCGATGGTCTGCGCGGTGATGTTGCGCGCCGCTGGCGAGGCCAGGAACGCCACGCAGCCGGCCAGTTCGTCGTAGGCGATGAACACGCCCTTGGGCATCGGCTTGAGCATCACCTGGGCGATCACGTCAGCTTCGGAAATGCCGCGGGTGCGCGCCTGGTCGGCGATCTGCTTGTCCACCAGCGGCGTTTTCACATAGCTGGGGCAGAGCGTGTTGATGGTGATGTCGGTATCGGCGGTTTCCAGCGCGATCACCTTGGAGAAGCCGACCAGGCCGTGCTTGGCGGCGACGTAGGCGCTCTTGTACGGGCTGGCGACCAGCGAGTGGATGCTGCCGATGTTGACGATGCGGCCGAAGCCGCGCTCGCGCATGCCCGGCAGCACCGCCTGGGTCAGCCGCGCCACGCCGGTCAGCATCACCTCCACCAGCAGGCTCCACCTGTCCATCGGGAACTCCTGCAATGGCGCCACGTGCTGCAGCCCGGCGTTGTTGACCAGCACGTCCACCGGCCGGCTGACGGCGGCCAGCGCCGCCGCGATGCTGTCTGCGCTGGCCACGTCCAGCGCCACCGCCTCGGCCGAGCCGCCGGCCTGGCGCAACTGCGCGGCGACCGCGTCGGCGGCAGCCAGGTCGAGGTCGCTGACGACGATGTGGCGGCCGCCCGCGGCCAGTTCGTGGGCGATGCCGGCGCCGATGCCGCTGGCGGCGCCGGTGATCAGGACGGTCTGCATGGGGAGTGCCTGCGCGGAAGTGGGGAGCGCCCAGCGTAGCAGCGCGCGGCGACGCCCGGCAGCGGCCGCTCGCCAGTGCGGCGGCGCCACGCTACCCTGTGCCGTCGCTCGCCGCTCACGCCGGATCCGCCACGTTATGCCGATGAAACGCCACTTCTCCATGCTGCGCGAGTTCCAGCTGGCCGACTGGTTCACCCTGGCCAATGCCTTCTGCGGCACCGGCGCGGTGTTCGCGGCGATGCGCTTCCTGCAGGACGGACGCCGCAGCGATCTGCTGTTCGGCATGGCGCTGATCCCGCTGGCGTTCGTGTTCGACGCGCTGGACGGCCGGGTGGCGCGCTGGCGCAAGTCGTCCTCGACCCTGGGCCGCGAGCTGGACTCGCTGGCCGACGTGATCTCCTTCGGCGTGGCCCCGGCCGCGCTCGCCTATGCCTGCGGCATGCAGGGCGGCTGGGACTGGCTGGTGCTGAGTTTCTTCGTCTGCTGCGGGGTCAGCCGCCTGGCGCGCTATAACGTCACCGCCGAGCAGATCGCCGGCGACGGCGACAAGGTGCCGTACTTCGAGGGCACGCCGATCCCGAGCAGTCTGGGCTTGGTCATCGTGCTGGCGGTCGCCGCGCACCTTGGCCATATCGGCGATGCCTTGTGGTGGGGCGAATGGCGACTGGGGCCGTGGCTGCTGCACCCGCTGTCGCTGCTGTTCGCCTTGTCCGGCTCGCTGATGATCAGCAAGACGCTGCGCATTCCCAAGCCCTGATCGCAGCGGGTTGCTATCATCGCGGGCTAGTTCGGGAGAGTGGCGATGAAGGCTAGCGGCGGCGGTGGCGCCGGCGATTTCGAGGCGATGACGCGGCAGTACTGGGAGGCCTGGAGTGCCGCGTTGCGCCAGGGCGCACCGGCCCCTTCGTCGGCCGCGGCTGGCGACGGCACCGGTTCCTGGCGCGAGGCGATCGCGGCCTGGAGCCAGTGGCTGCCGCGCGGCAGCGCGCCGCAGGCCGAGGACGCGGTGGCGCAGTTCCAGCAACATGCCGGCGACTGGCTCGGCGCGATGCAGCAGGTGGCCGCGCAGTTCGCCGGCCGCGACGCCAGCAGCGCCGACGTCGCCGACGCCTGGAAGCGCCAGGTGCAGGGCCAGCGCGAGCAGTTGCTGCAGTGGTTGCTGGGTGCGGTGCGCGGCACCGGTCAGGGTGGCATCGATCCGTGGTTGCAGCAGGCGGCGCAGTGGCTGCAAGGGCTGCAGCGCGACAGCGGTCCGTGGCTGCAGATGCCCGGGTTCGGCCCGGCGCGCAACCATCAGGCACGCTGGCGGGCGCTGGCCAAGGCGCAGCAGGACTACCAGGCGCAGTTGCAGGCCTATCTGGGGCTGCTGCAGGGCGCCATCGACCGCGCCTTCGGCCTGTTCGAGGAGAAGCTGCGCGGCCACGAGGACCCGGGCCGGCAACTGACCAATGCGCGGGCGATGTTCGACCTGTGGATCGATGCGGCCGAGGAGGCCTATGCGGCGGCCGCGCTGTCGCCGGAGTTCCGCCAGGTCTACGCAGACGTCGCCAACGCGCAGATGCGCCTGCGCGCCCTGCTGCAGCGCGAGACCGAGCAGGTCTGCGAGCAGGTTGGCCTGCCCACACGCACCGAACTGGATGCCGCGCATCGGCGTATCGCCGACCTGGAACGGCGGCTGCGGCGGATCGAGCGCGCAGAAGGGCAGGGTGCGCCTGCCGCGCCTGCACCTGCTGCTGCGCCCCCTCCTTCTGCGCCGCGGAAAAGCGCCAGGAAGACCGCCGCCAAGCCCGCCGCTGCGAAGGCGGCAGCAGGCGCACCCGAATCCAAATCCAGATCCAACGCCGCCAAGCCAGCGAAGGCCGCGCCCGCCACCACGTCGCGGCGGGCGGGACCCAAGCCCGCTGGGCGTCGGAGTCGCGCATGAAGGGACCGCTGAGTTTCAGCAGCGACGATCTGCTCCAGGAAACCCTGGAGCTGCAACGCAAGCTGCTCGAAGGCCTGCGCGTGCTGCCGGGCCTGGACACGGTGGACTACGGCGCCACCGCGCGCCAGGAAGTGTGGCGCGACGGCAAGGTGGTGCTGTACCGCTTCGTCGGCGAGCGCCCGCCCACCGCCAAGGTGCCGCTGCTGATCGTCTATGCCCTGGTCAACCGCCCCTACATGGTCGATCTGCAGGCCGACCGCTCGCTGGTGCAGGGCCTGCTGGCGCTGGGCGAGGACGTCTACGTGCTGGACTGGGGCTACCCGGATCGGTCCGAGCGTTACCTGACGCTGGAGGATTACCTGCTGCGCTACATCGACGGCGCAGTGGACCATCTGCGCGCGGCCGCTGACGGTGCGCCGGTCAACATGCTCGGCATCTGCCAGGGCGGTACGTTCTCGCTGTGCTACGCGGCGCTGCAGCCGGAGAAGGTGCGCAACCTGGTCACCATGGTCACGCCGGTGGATTTCCATACCCCGGACAACATGCTGTCCAACTGGGCGCGCCAGGTCGACGTCGACCTGTTCGTGGACACGCTGGGCAACGTGCCGGCGGACCTGATGAACGTCAGCTACCTGATGCTCAAGCCGTTCCGGCTGAATCTGCAGAAGTACGTCGGTCTGCTCGACATCCTCGACGATCCGCGGGCGCTGGAAGATTTCCTGCGCATGGAGAAATGGATCTTCGATTCGCCCGATCTGGCCGGCGAGGCCTTCCGCGAGTTCGTCAAGCAGTTCTACCAGGACAATGCGCTGATGCACGGGCGCGCGCGCATCGGTGCGCACACGGTGGACCTGGGCCGGGTCACCATGCCGGTGCTCAACGTCTATGCCGAGCAGGACCACCTGGTGCCGCCGGACGCCTCGCGGGCGCTGCGCGGCGTGGTCGGCAGCCGCGACTACGCCGAGCTGAGTTTCCGCGGCGGCCATATCGGCATCTACGTCTCCGGCCGTGCCCAGCGCGAGGTGCCGGCGGCGCTGCACCGGTGGCTGGCCGAACGCGATGGCGGGCACTGAGCGCTGATCGCCGCGTTCCGTCACGCGGTGCCCGCCCGGCGCGGGTAGAGTGGGTCGCCGCCGTTGCTGGAGCCGCTGCCATGTCGCAACCCCGTTCGCTGTCGCGCTCCTTGAACGACCGCATGATCGCGGGCGTGATGGGCGGCATCGCGCACCGCTTCGGCTGGAATGCGACCCTGCTGCGGGTGCTGTACGTGGTCGGCTCGATCGTCTCGGCCGCCTTCCCCGGCATCCTGGTCTACCTGATCCTGTGGCTGCTGATTCCCAACGAAGCCGACTGAAGCGGCCGCTGCCGCCGGCCTGGCGCCGTGCCGGCATCGCCGTTGGTGTGCTGTGGACCTTGCCCAATACCTTGCTCGGTGTGCTTGCTGGGGGCATCGCGCTGGCCTTCGGTGCGCGCCTGCGCTTCAGCCGCCGCGAGCTGGCGCTGGTGTTCGAACGGATGCCGTTGCGGCCGCGCGGGGCGATGACCCTGGGCAACGTGATCCTGCTCAGCGCCGACGATCTGGACGTGGCCTGCGCCACCTACGAACACGCCGCCGGTCGTTGCCGGCATCCCGCGGTACGGCTCGGCGACCACGAACGTGCGCACGTGCTGCAGTACATGCTGCTGG includes:
- a CDS encoding PspC domain-containing protein, whose protein sequence is MSQPRSLSRSLNDRMIAGVMGGIAHRFGWNATLLRVLYVVGSIVSAAFPGILVYLILWLLIPNEAD
- the phaE gene encoding class III poly(R)-hydroxyalkanoic acid synthase subunit PhaE, producing MKASGGGGAGDFEAMTRQYWEAWSAALRQGAPAPSSAAAGDGTGSWREAIAAWSQWLPRGSAPQAEDAVAQFQQHAGDWLGAMQQVAAQFAGRDASSADVADAWKRQVQGQREQLLQWLLGAVRGTGQGGIDPWLQQAAQWLQGLQRDSGPWLQMPGFGPARNHQARWRALAKAQQDYQAQLQAYLGLLQGAIDRAFGLFEEKLRGHEDPGRQLTNARAMFDLWIDAAEEAYAAAALSPEFRQVYADVANAQMRLRALLQRETEQVCEQVGLPTRTELDAAHRRIADLERRLRRIERAEGQGAPAAPAPAAAPPPSAPRKSARKTAAKPAAAKAAAGAPESKSRSNAAKPAKAAPATTSRRAGPKPAGRRSRA
- a CDS encoding class III poly(R)-hydroxyalkanoic acid synthase subunit PhaC, with product MKGPLSFSSDDLLQETLELQRKLLEGLRVLPGLDTVDYGATARQEVWRDGKVVLYRFVGERPPTAKVPLLIVYALVNRPYMVDLQADRSLVQGLLALGEDVYVLDWGYPDRSERYLTLEDYLLRYIDGAVDHLRAAADGAPVNMLGICQGGTFSLCYAALQPEKVRNLVTMVTPVDFHTPDNMLSNWARQVDVDLFVDTLGNVPADLMNVSYLMLKPFRLNLQKYVGLLDILDDPRALEDFLRMEKWIFDSPDLAGEAFREFVKQFYQDNALMHGRARIGAHTVDLGRVTMPVLNVYAEQDHLVPPDASRALRGVVGSRDYAELSFRGGHIGIYVSGRAQREVPAALHRWLAERDGGH
- a CDS encoding CDP-alcohol phosphatidyltransferase family protein, with amino-acid sequence MKRHFSMLREFQLADWFTLANAFCGTGAVFAAMRFLQDGRRSDLLFGMALIPLAFVFDALDGRVARWRKSSSTLGRELDSLADVISFGVAPAALAYACGMQGGWDWLVLSFFVCCGVSRLARYNVTAEQIAGDGDKVPYFEGTPIPSSLGLVIVLAVAAHLGHIGDALWWGEWRLGPWLLHPLSLLFALSGSLMISKTLRIPKP
- a CDS encoding 3-hydroxybutyrate dehydrogenase; its protein translation is MQTVLITGAASGIGAGIAHELAAGGRHIVVSDLDLAAADAVAAQLRQAGGSAEAVALDVASADSIAAALAAVSRPVDVLVNNAGLQHVAPLQEFPMDRWSLLVEVMLTGVARLTQAVLPGMRERGFGRIVNIGSIHSLVASPYKSAYVAAKHGLVGFSKVIALETADTDITINTLCPSYVKTPLVDKQIADQARTRGISEADVIAQVMLKPMPKGVFIAYDELAGCVAFLASPAARNITAQTIAIDGGWTAQ